From the genome of Proteus vulgaris, one region includes:
- the mnmC gene encoding bifunctional tRNA (5-methylaminomethyl-2-thiouridine)(34)-methyltransferase MnmD/FAD-dependent 5-carboxymethylaminomethyl-2-thiouridine(34) oxidoreductase MnmC, producing MNNSPINTASLSWNELGTPISEQFGDIYFSNQDGLEETRHVFLQGNHFPLRFGTHVRSECVIAETGFGTGLNFLTLWQAFEQFRQTSPNACLKRLHYVSFEKFPLTKNDLQSAHCHWPELEKYSKALCSQWPLPIAGCHRIILADGAITLDLWFGDINTLLPQTRQALRNKVDAWFLDGFAPSKNPQMWSETLFQSMADSMRENGTFSTFTAAGIVKRGLQSVGFEIKKIKGFGQKREMLTGVFPHSSSPEYLPYYARPHATQAQDIAIIGGGIASTFIALSCLRRGAKVTLYCEGKQPATNASGNRQGVLYPLLNGKSDEIEQFFTTAFLFARRAYDNLSQAGIMFSHQWSGVAQLIYNDRVRKKAERIINHSASFHEIACYLSQDEINTQCGLDINYEGLFYPQAGWLSPTELTTQALKHAQQLGLTLHFNHQVTQIMQHDSSWSLNIVHHNDNHVTQIQSQHDCVILANGHRITDFTQSAKLPISAVRGQVSHIPTTNTLSKLKTVLCYDGYFTPVDNQDNLHCVGASFRRDRLDLTVSSEEQEDNQYHLTHCLAKTPWCFDVDFSQNNARVGIRCTIRDHLPLLGEVPNFENLLLAYTHLDRFKRRRQTPVLAPAYHQLYIISALGSRGLCSAPLSAEILASQIFDEPFPVEDSVLNALHPNRFWVRPLLRGKPIEVKK from the coding sequence GTGAATAATAGCCCGATAAATACCGCATCTTTAAGTTGGAATGAACTTGGTACGCCTATCTCAGAACAATTTGGCGATATTTACTTTTCAAACCAAGACGGCCTAGAAGAAACAAGACACGTATTCTTACAGGGAAATCATTTTCCATTACGTTTTGGTACACATGTACGCTCTGAATGTGTTATTGCAGAAACAGGGTTTGGTACTGGACTGAATTTTTTAACACTGTGGCAAGCGTTTGAGCAATTTAGACAAACATCACCCAACGCATGTTTAAAGCGCCTTCACTATGTTAGCTTTGAAAAATTCCCTCTCACAAAAAATGATTTACAATCCGCTCATTGCCATTGGCCTGAACTTGAAAAATATTCAAAAGCACTTTGTTCTCAATGGCCATTACCTATCGCTGGTTGCCACCGTATTATTCTCGCAGATGGGGCAATCACACTAGATTTATGGTTTGGTGATATCAACACCTTGTTACCGCAAACTCGCCAAGCACTACGCAATAAAGTAGATGCATGGTTTCTCGATGGCTTTGCCCCTTCTAAAAATCCACAAATGTGGAGTGAAACACTCTTTCAATCCATGGCAGATTCAATGAGAGAAAATGGTACATTTTCGACATTTACTGCTGCCGGTATTGTAAAACGAGGTTTGCAAAGTGTTGGGTTTGAGATAAAAAAAATCAAAGGATTTGGGCAAAAAAGAGAGATGTTGACAGGTGTATTCCCTCATTCATCCTCCCCCGAATACCTACCTTATTATGCACGACCTCATGCAACACAAGCACAAGATATCGCTATCATAGGTGGTGGTATTGCTAGCACCTTTATCGCACTTTCTTGCTTAAGAAGAGGCGCTAAAGTCACCTTATATTGTGAAGGTAAACAGCCCGCAACAAATGCATCAGGTAATCGACAAGGTGTTTTATACCCTTTGTTAAATGGTAAGTCAGACGAAATAGAGCAATTTTTTACAACCGCATTCTTATTTGCTCGACGTGCTTATGACAATCTAAGCCAAGCTGGCATTATGTTTTCTCACCAATGGTCTGGTGTTGCTCAACTTATTTATAATGATAGAGTGCGAAAAAAAGCAGAACGAATAATTAATCATTCTGCATCTTTTCATGAAATAGCTTGTTACCTTTCTCAAGATGAGATAAATACCCAGTGCGGGTTAGATATTAATTACGAAGGGCTTTTTTACCCGCAAGCTGGCTGGCTTTCTCCCACTGAATTAACCACTCAAGCACTAAAACATGCTCAACAATTGGGTTTAACACTGCATTTTAATCATCAAGTTACGCAGATAATGCAACATGACTCATCTTGGAGCTTAAATATCGTTCATCATAACGATAATCATGTGACACAAATTCAATCACAACATGATTGCGTAATTTTGGCAAATGGACATCGAATTACCGACTTTACCCAAAGTGCCAAGTTACCGATTAGTGCGGTTAGAGGCCAAGTTAGTCATATTCCAACAACAAATACACTATCAAAATTAAAAACAGTGCTTTGTTATGATGGCTATTTTACGCCAGTTGATAATCAAGATAATTTGCATTGTGTTGGCGCAAGCTTTCGCAGAGATAGGTTAGATTTGACGGTTTCCAGTGAGGAGCAAGAAGACAATCAATATCATCTTACGCACTGTTTAGCCAAAACACCTTGGTGCTTTGATGTTGATTTTAGCCAAAACAATGCACGAGTCGGTATTCGTTGTACGATACGCGATCATCTACCGCTATTAGGTGAAGTACCCAACTTTGAAAACTTGCTATTAGCATATACCCATTTAGATAGGTTTAAGCGGAGAAGACAAACGCCCGTTTTAGCGCCTGCTTATCATCAGCTTTATATCATCAGTGCATTAGGCTCTCGTGGATTATGTTCAGCACCGTTATCAGCCGAAATTCTCGCAAGCCAAATTTTTGATGAACCCTTCCCTGTCGAAGATAGTGTGTTGAATGCCTTACACCCTAATCGTTTTTGGGTAAGGCCTTTACTACGCGGAAAACCGATTGAAGTAAAAAAGTAA
- a CDS encoding AraC family transcriptional regulator, with the protein MTIEQQKMQWLLSDPDTVRFRDEQLLAETEFVYHQHDFGQLLYVISGVMDLEAGGQRFLAPPEFSVWIPKNVGHASYNKKTLSFKVLDIAPSWCEGLLDKPCLIQLSAIFSTIFSDFFHRGVCKPQTEEDFRLAQVLIDQLKASPIHHTYLPSSKDKLLAPILSALEQDPADNTSLEEWAKKRYTSERTLSRRCQQELGMSFSEWRKRLRFLHAISLLEQGKSVNEIAFDVGYSSSSTFIAMFQQFAGTTPERFRRLPNC; encoded by the coding sequence ATGACAATTGAACAACAAAAAATGCAATGGTTATTGTCTGATCCAGATACAGTGCGATTTCGTGATGAGCAGCTATTAGCTGAAACCGAGTTTGTTTATCATCAACATGACTTTGGTCAGTTGCTTTATGTGATTTCTGGTGTCATGGATTTAGAAGCTGGAGGACAGCGGTTTTTAGCACCCCCTGAATTTAGTGTGTGGATCCCTAAAAATGTAGGGCATGCTAGTTATAATAAAAAGACACTCTCTTTTAAGGTGCTAGATATCGCACCAAGTTGGTGTGAAGGTTTGTTAGATAAACCGTGTTTAATTCAATTAAGTGCTATTTTTTCAACTATATTTTCTGATTTCTTTCATCGTGGAGTCTGTAAACCACAAACAGAAGAAGATTTTCGCTTAGCGCAAGTGTTGATAGATCAACTTAAAGCTTCACCGATTCATCATACATACTTACCTTCTTCTAAAGATAAATTACTTGCCCCAATACTTTCTGCATTAGAGCAGGACCCAGCTGATAATACTTCGTTAGAAGAATGGGCTAAAAAACGTTATACCTCAGAGAGAACACTTTCTCGTCGTTGCCAACAAGAATTAGGCATGTCTTTTAGTGAATGGCGTAAGCGCTTACGTTTTTTACATGCAATTTCTTTATTAGAACAAGGAAAAAGTGTGAATGAAATTGCGTTTGATGTGGGATACAGCTCTTCGTCTACATTTATTGCAATGTTTCAACAATTTGCTGGCACAACGCCAGAACGTTTTCGTCGATTACCCAATTGCTAA
- the fabB gene encoding beta-ketoacyl-ACP synthase I, with product MKRAVITGLGIVSSIGNNQKEVLDSLKEGRSGITFSEEFKEMGLRSHIWGNVKLDTEGLIDRKIRRFMSDASVYAYLSMQEAIADSGLSEDQVSNIRSGLVVGSGGGSPRNQVQGSDGMRAKGLRGVGPYMVTRAMASGVSACLATPFKIKGVNYSISSACSTSAHCIGHAVELIQLGKQDVVFAGGGEELSWEMTCEFDAMGALSTKYNETPSKASRTYDKNRDGFVIAGGGGIVVVEELEHALARGAHIYAEVVGYGATSDGADMVAPSGEGAVRCMQMAMQDVEKVDYINTHGTSTPVGDLKELEAITEVFGTHTPAISATKAMTGHSLGAAGVHEAIYSLLMLEHGFIAPSINIEELDDKALGMNIITQPTEQKLNTVMSNSFGFGGTNASLVMSKYKN from the coding sequence ATGAAGCGCGCAGTGATCACGGGTCTGGGTATTGTTTCGAGCATTGGTAATAACCAGAAAGAAGTGCTGGATTCTTTAAAGGAAGGCCGTTCCGGGATAACTTTCTCAGAAGAATTTAAAGAGATGGGGCTTCGTAGCCACATTTGGGGCAACGTTAAGCTTGATACTGAAGGTCTTATTGACCGTAAAATCCGCCGTTTTATGAGCGACGCATCGGTTTATGCCTATTTATCTATGCAAGAAGCGATAGCAGATTCAGGTCTGAGTGAAGACCAAGTTTCTAATATTCGTTCAGGTTTAGTCGTAGGATCTGGTGGTGGTTCTCCACGTAACCAAGTCCAAGGTTCTGATGGCATGAGAGCAAAAGGTCTACGTGGCGTAGGTCCTTATATGGTGACTCGTGCAATGGCATCGGGTGTTTCAGCGTGTTTAGCAACACCTTTTAAAATTAAAGGCGTTAACTATTCAATCAGTTCTGCTTGTTCAACATCAGCACACTGTATTGGCCACGCCGTTGAGCTTATCCAATTAGGCAAACAAGATGTTGTGTTTGCAGGTGGTGGCGAAGAATTAAGTTGGGAAATGACCTGCGAATTTGACGCTATGGGCGCACTTTCAACGAAATATAACGAAACACCAAGTAAAGCTTCCCGTACTTACGATAAAAACCGTGATGGTTTTGTTATCGCTGGTGGTGGCGGTATTGTGGTTGTTGAAGAGTTAGAACACGCATTAGCGCGTGGTGCACATATTTATGCTGAAGTTGTAGGCTATGGTGCAACTTCCGATGGCGCAGATATGGTTGCTCCTTCTGGTGAAGGTGCTGTGCGTTGTATGCAAATGGCAATGCAAGATGTTGAGAAAGTTGATTACATCAATACACATGGTACTTCAACGCCAGTTGGTGATTTAAAAGAACTTGAAGCTATCACTGAAGTATTTGGTACACATACACCAGCTATTTCAGCCACTAAAGCGATGACCGGTCACTCATTAGGTGCGGCTGGTGTACATGAAGCAATTTATAGCTTATTGATGTTAGAGCATGGTTTTATTGCACCAAGCATTAATATTGAAGAATTAGATGATAAAGCACTGGGTATGAATATTATTACTCAGCCAACAGAACAAAAGTTAAACACTGTAATGTCAAATAGCTTTGGTTTTGGTGGTACTAATGCTTCATTAGTAATGAGCAAATATAAAAACTAG
- the pdxB gene encoding 4-phosphoerythronate dehydrogenase PdxB, protein MKILVDENMPYAEQLFRQLGEVKAVSGRPLPIDELNDSDALMVRSITKVNESLLSGKPVRFVGTATAGFDHVDIAWLEQQQIGFSSAPGCNAIAVVEYVFSALMMLAEQDGFQLVDKVVGIVGVGNVGGRLATRLRALGVNVLLCDPPRADNGDNEEFYSLETLLEKADILTFHTPLNKSGPYKSYHLINENNLEKLPEGRILINASRGEVVDNQALLSVLEKGKSLRVVLDVWEPEPDLSIELLNKVDIGTPHIAGYTLEGKARGTTQVFEAYCDFIGQPQQVELSTLLPAPTISTISVQGELTQTLLKQLIHLVYDVRRDDAPLRKVAGVKGEFDKLRKLYPVRREWSSLHVICDNQTTANTLSAIGFSATYKSATRK, encoded by the coding sequence GTGAAAATTCTGGTTGATGAAAACATGCCTTATGCGGAACAGCTTTTCCGCCAATTAGGTGAGGTAAAAGCGGTTTCTGGTCGTCCTTTACCTATTGATGAACTTAATGATTCTGATGCCTTAATGGTGAGATCGATTACTAAAGTCAATGAATCCTTATTATCAGGCAAGCCAGTGAGATTTGTTGGAACGGCAACGGCCGGTTTTGACCATGTGGATATTGCATGGTTAGAGCAACAACAAATTGGTTTTTCATCAGCACCAGGTTGTAATGCTATTGCTGTTGTAGAATATGTATTTTCTGCACTGATGATGCTCGCAGAGCAAGATGGCTTTCAATTAGTCGATAAAGTTGTTGGTATTGTGGGCGTGGGTAATGTCGGAGGGCGATTAGCGACACGTTTACGTGCATTGGGTGTCAATGTATTACTTTGCGATCCACCTAGAGCAGATAACGGTGATAATGAAGAATTTTATTCATTGGAAACGCTATTAGAAAAAGCGGACATTCTGACTTTCCATACACCTCTCAATAAATCAGGTCCATACAAAAGTTATCATTTGATAAATGAGAACAACCTCGAAAAATTACCTGAAGGACGTATTTTAATTAATGCGAGCCGTGGTGAGGTTGTTGATAATCAAGCACTATTATCTGTACTTGAGAAAGGTAAATCCTTACGTGTGGTATTAGATGTTTGGGAGCCAGAGCCTGATCTCTCTATTGAATTATTAAATAAAGTCGATATAGGCACTCCACATATTGCGGGTTATACCTTAGAAGGTAAAGCGCGCGGTACAACACAAGTATTTGAAGCTTACTGTGATTTTATTGGACAGCCTCAACAAGTTGAATTATCAACCTTGTTGCCAGCACCGACTATTTCAACAATTTCAGTACAAGGTGAGCTAACACAAACGTTATTAAAACAACTGATCCACCTTGTTTATGATGTGCGTCGAGATGATGCACCATTACGAAAAGTGGCCGGTGTAAAAGGAGAGTTTGATAAATTACGCAAACTTTATCCTGTACGCCGTGAATGGTCTTCACTACATGTAATTTGTGATAACCAAACCACGGCCAATACATTAAGTGCGATTGGTTTTAGTGCTACATACAAAAGTGCTACACGCAAATAA
- a CDS encoding DMT family transporter — translation MKNAIFPLLAVLIWSINAVVNKAAASVIDPAAISFYRWFLAFLIMTPFLIMPVWHHRKTVKQYWWKLFILGALGMVMYQSLAYYAAHYVSATFMGILNSLIPLLTVIISIFVLRVVPTVGIVLGTVLSISGLVWLISRGEPTQLLSQGLGYGELMMFIASASYALYGVLTKRWSIALPNWQSLYVQIGFGVLLLLPNFFLAESVALTKDNIGLVIFAGIGASILAPYLWILGVMKLGANTTSIFMNLMPLFTAMIAITLLGEEMHSYHLVGGGIVLLGVLLVQQLRTPLNFRRQSATKKADCHQEM, via the coding sequence ATGAAAAACGCAATATTTCCGCTTTTAGCAGTACTGATCTGGTCCATTAATGCCGTCGTCAATAAAGCAGCTGCGTCTGTTATCGATCCTGCGGCTATCTCTTTTTATCGTTGGTTTCTCGCCTTTTTAATTATGACGCCTTTTTTGATCATGCCTGTTTGGCATCATCGTAAAACCGTCAAACAATATTGGTGGAAATTATTTATTCTTGGTGCATTAGGAATGGTGATGTACCAGAGTTTGGCTTATTATGCTGCACATTATGTTAGCGCCACATTTATGGGCATCTTGAACTCGTTGATCCCATTACTGACGGTTATTATCAGTATTTTTGTTTTACGCGTTGTGCCTACTGTCGGAATAGTACTCGGTACTGTGCTTTCAATTAGTGGTTTGGTCTGGCTAATTAGTCGTGGAGAACCGACCCAGTTACTTTCTCAAGGATTGGGATATGGCGAGCTAATGATGTTTATTGCTTCGGCATCATACGCACTTTATGGCGTTTTAACAAAACGGTGGTCTATCGCACTACCTAATTGGCAATCACTTTATGTTCAAATTGGGTTTGGTGTTCTGTTATTATTACCAAACTTCTTTCTTGCCGAAAGCGTGGCATTAACGAAAGACAATATTGGATTAGTGATTTTCGCGGGGATTGGTGCTTCTATTCTTGCTCCTTACCTGTGGATCTTAGGTGTGATGAAATTAGGTGCGAATACAACCTCTATTTTTATGAACCTAATGCCATTATTTACAGCAATGATTGCTATCACACTTCTTGGTGAAGAAATGCATAGTTATCATTTAGTGGGTGGTGGTATTGTGTTATTGGGTGTGCTCTTAGTGCAACAACTGAGAACACCACTGAATTTCCGACGTCAGTCTGCAACGAAAAAAGCAGATTGTCATCAGGAGATGTGA
- a CDS encoding GNAT family N-acetyltransferase, which yields MTITQNKIKNNGITLRQTQIDDAIKLPTIEQSAGQLFSILEDLKWISESDVQGVETHLEFINQHEHWVAVNHDNEPVGFIMTQALTDSLFIHELSVSQDWQNNGIGKLLIQKVKDEATARQFSTVTLTTFRHVPWNAPYYQRLGFSILPENEVPHSLQEILDDEVERGGFVKETRCAMKCKVY from the coding sequence ATGACGATCACACAAAATAAAATAAAAAATAATGGTATTACACTTCGCCAAACACAAATTGATGATGCCATTAAATTACCTACGATTGAGCAATCTGCAGGGCAACTTTTTAGCATATTAGAAGACTTAAAGTGGATCAGCGAAAGTGATGTCCAAGGGGTTGAAACACATCTAGAATTTATTAACCAACATGAACATTGGGTTGCGGTTAATCACGACAATGAACCTGTGGGATTTATTATGACGCAAGCATTGACTGATAGTTTATTTATTCATGAACTCTCTGTCAGCCAAGATTGGCAAAATAACGGAATTGGTAAATTACTTATTCAAAAAGTCAAAGATGAAGCAACGGCGCGCCAATTCAGTACCGTTACATTGACAACATTTCGTCATGTTCCTTGGAATGCACCGTATTATCAACGCTTAGGTTTTTCTATTTTGCCAGAAAATGAAGTTCCACACTCTTTGCAAGAAATCTTAGACGATGAAGTTGAAAGAGGGGGGTTCGTGAAAGAAACGCGCTGTGCAATGAAATGTAAGGTTTATTAG